In Plasmodium knowlesi strain H genome assembly, chromosome: 8, the DNA window gcccccccaaaaaagaGGCCACGCAGAAGTTGTTGCATGGAAGCAGCTACATGAAAAGAGTTGCGTGAAAATAGTGACCCACTAATGGTTACAAGGAAcgcacaaaataatttataacAACATTGTTTGTGGCGAAAGAGCAACACGTATACTCTGACACGTGCGTGTCAACCACTTCCCCACTgagtcgtttttttttttttttttttttttttttttccacttgggCTCAAAGTAGCAATTTTTgaagcacttttttttcttttctttttttttttttttttttttttttctccctgatTTATTGCCTTATTTGAAATTACAGTCAAGGGAATGACTTCCGCTTAacgaagaaggtttcttttTTGGCCTCTCTTCCTGGTTCTCTTCTtgctcttcctcttttttattctctcttTGCTTTCTATTTTGCTCctatttgtttcttttcctttctacccttccttcttttcacctCACCCACCCCACTTAAAATGTCAAAGGGTAAGAGTAAATATGTGATAGACCCTATAAGCGTGAAGACCGCGTGCACCAGTGAAGAGTCGTATATTCGATGCGTTGAATAtggaaaggggaaggcacATTACCCCAATTTATCGCTTCTGGCCAAGGCGATTTTGGCTGGGGTTTTCGTCGGCGTCTGCGCGCACGCCTCAGGAATAGCAGGTTATATTCTTTAGGGGAGAAAGAGGCTTAAAGTGGGCCGTGTAAAATGGACAACTGTCAGTTcagccattttttccactttgccTACTTGGGAGCTACGCCTCCTAAAGGGGTTTATTCCCGTATATGTCCTGCTCCTCCCATAATCCCCTCCACCGCAACCCCCTACAGGCGGCCACTTCTACTACCACAAGCTGCGAGAGTATGTGGGCATCTCGATGAGCGCATTTGTGTATGGATTTACCTTTCCAATAGCTTTCCTGTGTATCATTGCGACTGGATCAGACCTGTTCACAGGAAATACACTAGCCGTGACGACAGCTTTACTTCAAAGGAAAGTTAGTCTACTGCAGTATCTGCGGGTAATGAGTATATCCCTCTTTGGTAATTACTTGGGAGCAGTATCCTTCGCCTTTTTCGTTTCACATTTATCAGGAGCCTACGAAAAACATACAGATGTTACTAAAAATCACATCTTTCAGTTTTTAAATGATATAgcggagaagaaaataagtcACACATTTATCCAGTGCATCTGTTTAGCCATTGGCTGTAATATCTTCGTTTGTCTAGCTGTATATTTTGTACTAACTATTAAGGACGGATCCGGCATGGTCTTTAGTGTCTTCTTCGCTGTTTACGCATTTGCCATTGCAGGATACGAGCATATTATCgcaaatatgtacacactTAACCTAGCCCTCATGGTTGAAGCTAAAGTAACATGGTCCAAAGTTTATTTTCACAACTTACTACCGACACTGATTGGGAACTACGTAAGTGAACCAGAAAGAGATATGGAAGCGaacaacctttttttttgccacgcGTGGCATGCCAAAAGGAGATTATGAAAGAGTGGTTATCGTGGCGAAAGGACGAATGTAGTTTGATCCCTACGTGATTCATGCTCTTTTGCGCCCCACCCTACTTTAGCAGCGCGCTAATTATGTCATTTCATCCCCCCCACCCACCTTTGCAGATTGCCGGAGCGCTTGTTCTCGCGTGCCCACTGTTCTACATTTATCGCAATAGCTATAGGGACTATGAGAGGACCCGTGGAGATGGGAGTAACTGTGGTTTGAGGAGGTAAATAAGAGGGAGGCGAGCGGGTCTTTGCTTCTGTTCCCCCGAACGTTGCACCTACATGTTCATATAATCAGCCTCTGCCATTTTCTGCAGACCCATCTTTACACCCCGTTATAAATACATCCTTCCTACTTCTCCTCCTGAATGCAGTCTCTCCATAGAAATGCAAAACGGTAGCAATGGCAATTGAGATGGACATACAGACAGACAGACACCCTGACGCGCTGCACGTTGGAACCAAATTTTGTTAAATCTTTTTCCCCTGTCTCTATCATGTTCGTCACATTAATACATGTCTACACATTCCTGCACGTGTGCGGAAATGTATGATGTCATTTGCAGTGAAAGGCATATTTTTCgaaatcacattttttacgcacaaacatatgtctatatatctATCTGCATATCCTGTGAATTATGCAACCTATttgctttcatttttaattgatTCTTTCCTTGGCTTCTTTTCCCTTGgcttaattaattttttttttttttttttttttttttccttaacaaCATCACTCCTAACATTTGCGTTGCACACCGGactatttcttttctctgtTATGTCATCTTGTCCTTCATTCCTCTCGCTCCTCCGGTGTGAAACACTTTTATTGGAATTATTTAATTGTAGAAATAAGTACgactcctttttcttttactttcaCCTTTACCTTTACCTttacttttacttttttttttttttctcttcaccatttttttttacctgacctggTCATATGAActagctatatatatatatatacatatattttttttatttcattttacttttttttttttttttttttttttttttttttttttttttttaattttattttcctttttttttctgtacgaAGCAGAGTTGCACCTGCCGAATAACCGAACTGGGCGTTTTATTCCTCACGCCCGCTGTGAAGCACTCCCTAATGGACGGGTTGTGAATGTAGACCCTTCAATTGTCGGAACAGTTCAAGGGCGTGCGCGAAAGAAGGGGCACTCCCCGTGAAAATTTACACACACGTAAAGAGGTATgcacgtatacacatatacgtacacatatacacatgtggaCACATATGCACGCTTGGACGTGGAGGTGTAAGTGTAGGTACGTGCATATAcgtaacccccccccccctaacgATTAAGGTTTCCCCGCGCACGGGAGCACGAGAGTCCGAACTTTGCCAGCGAGGAGAGCGTGGGAGTTTCGCGTGCGCTCGGTCAAGTCGTCGATGGCGGCGAAGTTCCGACTGTAGTTGTCGAGGGTATCCTGAATGAGCTTCACGATGGAGTCAATTTCTTGGGCTTCCCTATCAGCCTCTCTGTTTAGTTCATCGATTTTTTCATACATTTGATTGACCTTTTTCTCCACAACGACGacgtttttctcttccccctccaCTTTGGCATTCCATTTATCTTTCTGTTCAGCATAGTACTGTTCCGTGTCGCGCAATATTTTCTCCTGatctttcttcttcagaGTTAAATTATCCTTATCAGTTTTTAATGTTTTCAGGTCTTTCTCCAGATCCTTCAATTGgtccttcttttctatgtGATGTTTGATGGTATCGTTCAAGTGGCCAGTCAAGCAGGTTAACAGCTCAACAAGCTTCTTCAAACATAAATCCgcaacatttattttattcttaatttcttcatttttctttttatcggATTCGTAGTAAGACACATGTTCCAGTAGAAGATTCTTTAACTCGTGATTATATTCCTGTAGCTTCTCGGGAGAAGGTACAATTTGATCTTccaaatcttctttcttctgtCTAAAACGAGAAAACTGGAATATCAGTTCATTCGTTTCATTCACAATTTTATCCTTAGTACTCCTTAACGAAATGATAGTACTCTGTTGTGCATTCAGTAAATTTTGATTCTCGATGATTTCTTCCTCgtaatccctttttttgtttttctccgtGAGGACactgttttttatttgttcgtAGTTGTCTAGGAGGGACTGTAATTCATTTCTCACTGCTTTAAGTTCAGTATCCAATGCTAAGTCTTCACTCTTCCCCTCTTCGATCTTCCTTATTTTGAAGTCATTGTCCAAATATATTTGCTCCTTATACTTGGTGAAGTGGATGAATGCATTTATAAGTCTGGTGATGTGACTGCTCACTGGTTTGAACAGATAGCTCAGTGTGTTCTCCACGCAGAGTATTCTATTGATTTGTTCGCAGTGTCGAATGAAGCGTAAATTTCCAATCGCCTGCAAATGATTCTTCCCCTCGTTCGGCAAAATTTGAATACCGTCAATTGAAGGCATGGAGCTTTTTAAATCCCCCGTAAATTCTTCGATCCGTATGTTATTTATGTCTTTGTTGAGGATGTGCTTTATACACATGCTGTAGACTCCCTGCATATCCTCTGTCGTGGGATTCTTCAGTGTCCCCTGCGTTATGTCCACGCCGTACTTGCTCATCTCGCTCCGCATTTCCTCGAAGCTGAGCCTCGGCACGACCTCGCCCCCGCCGCTCATCGTACCGAGGGATCACATAAAACAGGTTGACAAATTGGTAACTCTGTCACTTGTCGACTTGGCCACTTGGCGGATTCGACGTGCTGCACTGATGGATCCACTTCGGGGGAGGGGAGGAACTGACCGCGCGCCCACCTCGCCAAGCGTGTGTACTTTGCGCATCCCCCCACAGCGGAAACAGAAATGGTGATAAGGGCTCCCCGCGGGGTGACTACTTTTTACTTTATCATTTGGTGAATTCTTCTGTTAATTGtttgttaatttatttttgttgcatcattatttttttttttttttttttttttcttgtgagCTATGTCTACTCCGCTCTTTAGCCACTCCGGAACGAACGCGACAAAGATGTTTTCTCGTTTGGGGGAATTTCCCCTTTgcgaattttattttttattttccccacAATTTTGATTTAGGAAGGGCAAACACGCAGCGAGAGGGAGGCGCCTGGGAAGTGAGCGCTTTGGCAAAGTTAACACATCGGTGGAACGAactgttttaaaaaaaaaaaaaaaaaaaaaaaaatgcggaaGGGGAATTACTGgcgtgtaatttttttgaagtcACTCCACCTATGCATACTCCTCTGCGGTTCCGTTTGAAAGGGAAATGTTCTTCACACCGTTGCGGGGGAATAGCTTCactctgtattttttttttttcttctcccaaGTACACGCACATGCCTGGTGATATGTATTTCCATCGGGAAGGATGCACAATCACATGTTACTCGCACAGTGGATGAAGTAGGGGAGCATCCGCAGGGGGAGCTGTCCAGCAAACACCGAAACGACACGGTCGTATTCTCTCACCATTGTGTGTATACTTGTGTTACCACCAAATGGGTAGGTGTTTGTCCAACTGTGCTGATCGGTCAGTAGGTGATATCGCCAGTGGCGCCTTACAGGTTGGTCCTTCACCCTTCCAATAGGTCCATTTCCCGTGGGGACAGAATTCTCCCCCCTCATCCACATTGTTCACGTCCAGAAGGACGCTCCCTCCATCACTTTCACAACGGTGAGATTCCGCTGCAATGCCCCGGCGGTACGACCCGTTAATTCTCCTTTACATGTCATCCCATCAGTGGGAGAGCAGCTTCCCAccaggaggaaataaaattgtagGTATCTTCTTCGGCAAGGAGCCCCGCAAGGGGGTGTAGCTCCCACCTCCACCTTTGTGCACACCCAACGTCCAGAACACGCAGTGGGGATCACCCCTAAAAGGTATGCACACCCTCGTGTTGCACCCCATGTTCGGGTCTCCCTTGGGCGTGCGAGGAGAATGCAACTGTGCTtcgtacagaaaaaaaaaggaaaataaaattaaaaaaaaaaaaaaaaaaaaagaaaaaaaaaaaagtaaaatgaaataaaaaaaatatatgtatatatatatatatagctagTTCATATGAccaggtcaggtaaaaaaaaatggtggaaaaaaaaaaaaaaaagaaaaaaaaaaaatctaccACACAGCTCTGTAAAGGGGCACCCCACGGAAAGAGCACCCCCTTCATTCCCCCACAGTAGTGACACATTAGGCGAATGATTGGGGACGCCCTCGCTAAGGATGAACAGGGTATGCCTACTCGTGGCGCTATGCTTGGCTCTTTTACACCCTAGCAAAAGTGTTAATGATCAGCACACGGGGGGTATATGCCTCACCCTCCAGAGGACAAGCAACCTGTGCGCAAAGAccaggaggggaagaagccacaaaggaagaaatgcctCCCCCCCGTGGTCTAGCTTAAGCTGCAAACAAATTAGCATTGTAAAGCGACCGAAGAAGCTGTGCAAGTACCTTTTCTACAATCCCATCCATCCACACGGAAGGAACAAACGTGTCCACGGTGGAGAGAAACAATCCAGAGATGACAGCGAACGGGGGAATAAAACAACACCGTACCCATCCGTAGGTCGATCTGAGAGTAGGCGCTACTATAAGGGAGATTACCATGCACCGAGGTCTTggtccattttttcgttACACGATGGGTGTGAACAGGACAGAGATGGCGTGAGGAGGAAGCAAATTACTGACCCACAGCAGGATGACAATGCAAGTTCCCGTTGTGAAGAAAACGAACTGATGAGAAGGGGAAATGCGGTAGAAGAGGTGAACGAACGGGGGGGTGCACGAAACCTGAGTGCAAACTCCCACACGGATGGAACACACAGCTCAAATGGCACAGCCCATTCGAACGAGGAAAACCTATCCAAGGCAATGAAACAAGCAGAGGAGTATATCAAGGGAAAGGAGGACGACGTGTTGGAAAGGAGAGAAgtacagaagaagaaagagattattgaaaatttaaaagggcAAGAGGACGCTTTTACGGATAAGTTCCTAGACCTTGGTATGTATGATGTGCTGAAGCACGTATATGAGGAGGGTTTGTGCGCAGATTCGAAGAGCTTGGTGGAGGCCGTGTGCAGGTGGATGCGCAGAGCCTACGAAGGGGGAGTCGCAGAGAAGGGGGCAGAGGAGAAGACTTCACCCCGCATGGATAACTCCCCGGATACAGCCTACCTCGTGGAGAAGGACCTCGCGGACAACTACAGCCCGGGCGGGGGAGAGAAAATTGTGAACCACTTCCAGTTGGATCCCccaggggggaaaaagggaagtgcGCAGGTGGAGTCACTGAAACTGTACAACaggaaaaatttgaaaaaatatttcctttccctaAACAGAGGCAATATCCTAAAACAGCTAGTGATTGAAGGGGAGGACGAAATTCTGGACTCTACAGAAGAATCTCGAAGAAAACGGAACGACGTAGAAAAGCTATCAGATGAACAGGTGAGGGAGGTTATATCCTCTAATAGCATCCTAAATTGTGATTTGGATACGTACGTCGATAAGGAGAGATACCTGCAGTCCAACGTTACAGTCGAGTTTAACATATACGACACATTTAGCGATCGTGTTATTCTAAATAATAGGAATACAAATTCTACTATGCTGGAATTTCCTCTCATGTATAGCCACCATATTATACAGAAATGTATTTTAACAATGAAGAAGCTGGAGAAGGCCATCTTCTACATTAACAATAACTTTTTGTTTGGTCTCTTTTCCCCTCAAGAGGAACCCATGAATGAAGATGACAGACGTGTGTACGACGTCATTACCAATGAGAGTTgggtaaaaatggaaatttacCTGTGCAATATTTACAGGATGGATGAGGAATGGATGGGTATCACTCCGGAGACATTTGCGGATGAAGCCAGGGCGAGTAGCTTCCTCCAGTCCTACTCGGGGGGCGGGGCCAGCAACTTGGTTTGCAATCCGGGGGGGGGATCAACTTCCGCGGGACAAATGGGAGAATTGCATTCCACGTTGAATGGAAACCGAACTGCCACATCGGGGGAAGATAGAACTTCCCCTTTGCATGAAGACCAAAGTGCCACATCGAATAGGGACCCCCCTTGCACAACCAGCGAAGATGCCATCCCCGGCGCTACTTCTGTGGAAGGTACCTTGTCCAGACGCAGGGAGGAAATAGAACGCAGGCGGGAGGAGTACGAATCGAAGAAGGACATTGCAATCAAGAGCGAGTTCCTAATGAAGAAATTAGAGAACGAAATGAAGTACGACCCGAACCACTACATGTGGAGGGACCTGTACCCACAGCTAGACGacagaggaaaggaaagaacggACAAATATTTTAAGAACTTCCAGAAGGAGATGACCGAAAATAAATGTAGCCGGGGTTACACGgataacataaaaaagaagcaacaatTAAAAGGTTATGACATCGGAGAGAAAATAGAAGGGAGAGCAAAGCATTATATATGGCAAGAAACAATCCATGCgttcattttgtattttccacTGCGTCCATACATCACCAAAGAGGATATCAACATCGATATGGacaatacttttttttttctttcaatacGTGGACATACCATTGTAAAGGATTTTTTCAACAAGCCAATCAATTCTGCGGACTCCATTTGGTCTCTCACTGACAGAGAAGAAGACATCGCAATGGGAAATATGTCCATGCAGAGAGAACACGGAAAAGCAGGTCGGGGTGAATTCCCCCTGCTCGAAATTACCCATATGGATGATTCGGATAtccaaaaaatgatgaagcgGAAATATTGCCTCGTGTACAATATTTACAAGGACAACAATCACAAGTATATGTGGGGGTCCATATTTAAAGCATCCTGAAGGGGGGtgcaagggaaaaaggaaaataacgaaaatggaaaagtaaGCTGGGAGTACATGAAAGCAACCATACGTATATGCGTCCTTCTAGTTCCGCTTGAAGACTTTCTTGGCACACACACATCATAGCCAAGAATACCTTCGgcatttatcttttttttttttttttttctttttatttttattcttgaaaaaaaaagagaaagtaaAGAATCTTCCCGTAATGCAtctaaacaccaggccatattattgttgtgctaaaaaatcgaggaaagaaccttctttccttccctcccccctaaacactctttccttaccgcccccctaaacactctttccttccctcccctttagggtggttaagtaccaggccatattgctgttctaataacctaggaaagaaccaTCCTTCACACTGGAACCTTcatttctctccccccccctaaacaacacattccttacctcccccctaagcattgtttccttatccccaccccctaagtactttttccttaccacCCCTAAGCACgcctttcttccccccccaaaacactctttctttccttccccccccctaaacattCTTTCGTTACCTACCCCctgaacactctttccttcaaccccccttaaacaccctttcctttccttttcccccaccctgaacactctttccttctccttcatccCCCTTCGTTGattcctcccccctaaacacacttcccttacccctttaaattttctttccttccttcctcccctaaacactctttccttctccccccaccctaaacactccttttccttccacccccatcctgaacactctttccttcacctcaccctaaacactctttccttaccccctactgaacaaccttcttccctttaaccCCCCCACCTAaacactccttcctttccccccatcCTAAGcaactctttcctttcccccttaaccttccttttccttccccccaccCTAAGcaacctttccttccccccaccctaaacaaccctttccttccttccctccctaaacaatttttccttaccctCACTCCACACTAAAAAACCTTCTatcctttcccctccctctaaaccttcttctttcctttccactaatccttccttccattgcccctaaatcttctttcattcccttaaACTTGCCTTCTTCCTTTGAACCTCCTGTAGAAacgttctttccttcttttctcccttaaagtaccttctttctcttccctttaaaaaccttctttcttttccttaccttctccTCTatgaaagaaattaaaaaaaagaaaaaaaaagaggaacctttctccttcccttccctctccTCACTTAAGAACGttaaaataccaggccacattgttgttctaagaaaccgaggaaagaagcttcctttcaccttccctccctaaaacagaaattttcaacttcttcttccctcactgaaacaaaaattttcaacttcttcttccctcccttaagGTGGCTAAAAAGCCAGGCCATATGTTATTGTTTGTTCGAACCCTaaacggaggaaaaagaaaaccttctttttcttcttacattccttcccataaacaaaacattccttccttcccctaaggtggttaagtaccaggccatatattattgttctaataaccgaggaaaaagaacctttccttcctttcttttctccctttgaaaaccttctttctttttccttttctcccttaagaaaccttctttttcttcccccttcaaacctcttctttcttcgtcctttaaaaaccttctttccttttatccctttaaaaccttctttttcttcctcctttaaaaacttctttttcttcctcctttaaaaacttctttttcttcctcccttgaaaaccttctttttcttcctccctctaatgaaccttctttttcttcctccctttaaatcttccttttcttccccttaaaacacctacagagaaaaaagattctttctccccCTGAAAGaattaagtaccaggccatatattattgttctaaccctaaatcgaggaaaaagaaccttccttttcttccccctttaaggaaccttttttttcttccccctctaataaaccttctttctcttccctgtagaaccttctttcttctttttcttccccctttaagaaaccttctttttcttttcttttcttctttccttttattaaGAAGCTGcctggaagaaagaagaaaaagaaagggaaaagaaaaggaaaagaaaaaggaaaaagaaaaaagaaaaaggaaaaaagaaaaaagaaaaaggtagtagtagtagtagtttgaaggagtagtttcaaaagaagtagtttcaaaaggagtagtttcaaaagaagtagtttccaaaagaagtagtttcaaaagaagtagttccaaaaaaaagtagttcaagagtaaagaagaaaagaagaaaggaagaaaatatatatatatatatatatatatatatatatatgtatgtatgtgtcgaattgaaaggatatatatagaggaatatttttgcagaaaaaaaaaaaaaaaaaaaaaagtgtgtggGGGTGGTGCAGGAGAAGaggagaagagaaggaaagaatatatatgtaatggtttttttcttaattcttaattgtatatatataatatatataatatatgtatatatgtatatatatatatatatatataatgttttttttttaattctatatactatatatatatatatatatattttttagttctatatatgtaatatatataatatatagtatataattttttgctCTAGACGACGAAGACATACAACAATGGCGTCGTCAGGCAATGAGTTGTTGGAAGGATGGTTGAGCAGTTGGGTGTCTGCCAGTGGGCTAACAGCAGGGCAGGGTACTCCCGGGGAGGCATCGGAGAAAATTACAGTAagtgcatacatacacatacatgtatatatgtgcacatatacatatgtacccacatgtatatacatatgtatacatatatacatgcatatatatatgtatcatCACTCCCGTAGACGAAGTTGAAAGAAGATTTGGAAGAAACATGGGAGAAATTGAAGAGTTGGCTGTCGCACGGGGGATCAAATGAAATAGGGGGACTCTGCGCAAATGCGGGAGCTTCTGCCACGCCCCGATCTTATGAAGAGGACTATAGGAAA includes these proteins:
- a CDS encoding formate-nitrite transporter, putative, which translates into the protein MSKGKSKYVIDPISVKTACTSEESYIRCVEYGKGKAHYPNLSLLAKAILAGVFVGVCAHASGIAGGHFYYHKLREYVGISMSAFVYGFTFPIAFLCIIATGSDLFTGNTLAVTTALLQRKVSLLQYLRVMSISLFGNYLGAVSFAFFVSHLSGAYEKHTDVTKNHIFQFLNDIAEKKISHTFIQCICLAIGCNIFVCLAVYFVLTIKDGSGMVFSVFFAVYAFAIAGYEHIIANMYTLNLALMVEAKVTWSKVYFHNLLPTLIGNYIAGALVLACPLFYIYRNSYRDYERTRGDGSNCGLRSLSIEMQNGSNGN
- a CDS encoding kinetochore protein NUF2, putative, whose product is MSGGGEVVPRLSFEEMRSEMSKYGVDITQGTLKNPTTEDMQGVYSMCIKHILNKDINNIRIEEFTGDLKSSMPSIDGIQILPNEGKNHLQAIGNLRFIRHCEQINRILCVENTLSYLFKPVSSHITRLINAFIHFTKYKEQIYLDNDFKIRKIEEGKSEDLALDTELKAVRNELQSLLDNYEQIKNSVLTEKNKKRDYEEEIIENQNLLNAQQSTIISLRSTKDKIVNETNELIFQFSRFRQKKEDLEDQIVPSPEKLQEYNHELKNLLLEHVSYYESDKKKNEEIKNKINVADLCLKKLVELLTCLTGHLNDTIKHHIEKKDQLKDLEKDLKTLKTDKDNLTLKKKDQEKILRDTEQYYAEQKDKWNAKVEGEEKNVVVVEKKVNQMYEKIDELNREADREAQEIDSIVKLIQDTLDNYSRNFAAIDDLTERTRNSHALLAGKVRTLVLPCAGKP